From a region of the Calonectris borealis chromosome 2, bCalBor7.hap1.2, whole genome shotgun sequence genome:
- the BASP1 gene encoding brain acid soluble protein 1 encodes MGGKLSKKKKGYSVNDEKAKDKDKKAEGAATEEEETPKEAEDAQQTTETTEVKENNKEEKGEKDTQVAANKTEEKEGEKEKTVTQEETQKPEPEKSEAVVDAKVEPQKNNEQAPKQEEPTAASAPAASSEAPKTSEPSSDAKASQPSEATAPSKADDKSKEEGEAKKTEAPATPAAQETKSEVAPASDSKPSSSEAAPSSKETAAATAAPSSTAKASDPAAPPEEAKPSEVPATNSDQTIAVQD; translated from the coding sequence ATGGGAGGCAAACTGAGCAAGAAGAAGAAGGGGTACAGTGTCAATGATGAAAAAGCTAAAGACAAAGACAAGAAGGCTGAAGGAGCAGCAACTGAGGAAGAGGAGACTCCAAAGGAGGCTGAGGATGCCCAGCAAACCACAGAGACCACCGAAGTGAAGGAGAACAACAAGGAGGAAAAGGGCGAAAAGGATACTCAGGTCGCTGCCAATAAGacggaagaaaaagaaggggagaaggagaaaacagtgACCCAGGAAGAAACCCAGAAACCAGAACCAGAGAAGTCGGAGGCTGTTGTCGATGCAAAAGTAGAGCCACAGAAGAACAACGAACAGGCACCCAAGCAAGAGGAGCCgactgcagcctctgctcccgcTGCCAGTAGCGAAGCACCCAAAACTTCTGAGCCTAGCAGCGATGCAAAAGCTTCCCAGCCTTCAGAAGCCACAGCTCCCAGTAAAGCAGATGACAAGAGcaaagaggaaggggaagccAAAAAGACTGAGGCTCCCGCAACGCCTGCAGCCCAAGAAACTAAAAGTGAAGTGGCCCCAGCTTCAGACTCAAAACCTAGCAGCAGCGAGGCTGCGCCTTCTTCCAAGGAGACCGCggcagcaacagcagcacctAGTTCCACTGCTAAGGCCTCGGACCCTGCAGCCCCACCAGAGGAAGCGAAACCTTCTGAAGTTCCAGCGACTAATTCGGATCAAACCATAGCAGTGCAAGATTAA